From Microbacterium sp. 10M-3C3:
GGCGAGGCGCTGCGCCCGAGACGAGGAGTTCTGCGCGTCGGCGACGAGCCTCTGGATGCCCGCGAGCGCCGTGTCGGCGCCGACCGCGGTGACCTCGACGCGCACCCCGGAGTCGGTCGCGACGGTGCCGGCGACGACCGGGTCGCCCGTACCGCGACGCACCGGGCGCGATTCGCCCGTGATCATGGACTCGTCCATGCTCGCCGACCCCTGCACGACGCGGCCGTCGGCGGGGATGCGCCCGCCGGGGCGCACGACCACGACGTCGCCGACGGCGAGGTCGGCCGGATCGACCGTCACGGTCGCGTCGCCGACGACCTTCTCGGTTTCGTCGGGGAGCAGCGCCGCGAGCGAGTCGAGGGCCGAGGTGGTCTGCGCGAGCGAGCGCATCTCGATCCAGTGGCCGAGCAGCATGATGACGATCAAGAGCGCCAGCTCCCACCAGAAGTCGAGCTGGTGGTGCACGAGGCCGAGGCCGGCGCCCCACGAGGCGACGAACGCGACCGTGATCGCGAGGGCGATGAGGAGCATCATGCCGGGCGCGCGGGACCGCAGCTCCGCCACGGCGCCGGTCAGGAACGGAGCCCCGCCCCACGCGAACATGACCGTGCCCAGGACGGGGGACACCCACGCCACCCACGCCGCATCCGGCAGCGGAAAGCCGAGCAGCATCGCGAACATCGCGGAGAACCCGACGACGGGGGCCGCGAGGACGAGCATGATCCAGAACAGCCGGCGGAACCGCGCCACGTGGTCGCCGTGGCCGCCGTGGCCGGTGTGGCCGGCGTGGTCGGCATGCACCTCGGGCTGCGCGAGGGCGTGGTGATCGCTCATGATGGCCTCCGGTCGATCGCAAATACCCCTGGGGGGTATGCCGCACAACCCTCCCGACGTCCGCCGCATTCCCACTGCGTCGCCTCACGAATCGGCACAGCGCGTCGTCGAATGTGTGAGGGTGGGAAGCGGTCGCCGTCCGCCGCCGACGTCGAAGGGGGAGAACCGCGCATGACCCAGGTGCCGATCGTGCCGGGTGCCGACGACGCGCTCGCGGACGTCATCGGCGAGCGACGACGCCTCGTGGCGCTCGCCTACCGGATGACCGGCACCCTCGCCGACGCCGAGGACATCGTGCAGGAGACCTACATCCGCTGGTACCGCCTCGATGAGGCCGAGCGCGCCGAGATCCGCAATCCCGCGGCGTGGCTGACACGGGTCGCGAGCCGCGTCGCGCTCGACGTCCTCGGCTCGGCCCGGGTCCGCCGTGAGCAGCACGCCGGGCAGTGGCTTCCCGAGCCGGTGCCGGCCGATCTGTTCGCCGGGACGGCGCTGCCGCCCGCGTCGGCGGGTGCGCCGACGGAGGATCCGCTCGAGCGCGTGACCCTGGACGACGCGGTGAGCATGGCGCTGCTGGTCGTGTTGGAGTCGATGACGCCGGCCGAGCGGGTGGCTTTCGTGCTCCACGACGTCTTCGCGACGCCGTTCGATGAGATCGCCGGCCTCGTCGGCCGGTCGCCTGAGGCCGTGCGCCAGCTCGCGTCGTCGGCGCGGCGCCGCGTGCGCGAACGCCGGAGGGCCGTCGTGCCGCCGGGTGAGCACGACGGCGTCGTCCGCGCGTTCCTCGACGCGGCACGCGGTGGCGACCTGCAGCAGCTCGTGCGGACGCTCGCGCCCTCGGTGGAGCTGCGGTCGGATGGCGGCGGCGTCGTCAGCGCCGCGCCGAACGCCGTCGTGGGCGCCGACCGCGTCGCGCGCTTCCTCCTCGGCATCCTGCAGAAGCGGCCCGATCTCGCCTTCGAGGAGCGTCGGACTGCCGACGGCCTCGGCTTCGCCCTCACGCTCGACGGCCGGCTGTTCGCGATGGCGACCTTCCATGTCGAGGACGCGCGCATCACCGATGTGTGGCTCGTGCTCGATCCCGGCAAGCTGACCGAGTGGCGCGCGATTCCGTGACGCGCCTCACATTCCGTGCCGCTGCGTCGTCGGTGAGATGAGGGCGCGATGCCGGGGACGGACCCCGGCGGCCCGGAGAGGGAGTGCGTCATGCGCATTGCGATAGCCGGCGGCAGCGGAACGGTCGGTCGTCACGTCGTCGCCGCCGCGCGTCGACGGGGCCATGAGCCCGTCGTCCTGTCGCGCGGCAACGGTGTGGACGTCGTGCAGGGCCGGGGGATCGATGCGGCGATCGCGGGCGCCGACGCGGTGATCGACGTCGTGAACGCCACGACGCTGTCGACGCGCCGGGCCGTGGCGTTCTTCGAGACGGCGTCGCGGAACCTCCTCGACGCCGAGGCGCGGGCGGGCACGCCGCACCACGTCGCGCTCTCCATCGTCGGCATCGACGACATCGACACGTCGTACTACG
This genomic window contains:
- the sigJ gene encoding RNA polymerase sigma factor SigJ, with the protein product MTQVPIVPGADDALADVIGERRRLVALAYRMTGTLADAEDIVQETYIRWYRLDEAERAEIRNPAAWLTRVASRVALDVLGSARVRREQHAGQWLPEPVPADLFAGTALPPASAGAPTEDPLERVTLDDAVSMALLVVLESMTPAERVAFVLHDVFATPFDEIAGLVGRSPEAVRQLASSARRRVRERRRAVVPPGEHDGVVRAFLDAARGGDLQQLVRTLAPSVELRSDGGGVVSAAPNAVVGADRVARFLLGILQKRPDLAFEERRTADGLGFALTLDGRLFAMATFHVEDARITDVWLVLDPGKLTEWRAIP